The [Eubacterium] siraeum genome contains a region encoding:
- a CDS encoding 2-oxoacid:acceptor oxidoreductase family protein: MTNEILLAGFGGQGILFMGKMLAYFGLYENKEVSWLPSYGPEMRGGTCNCSVCVSDDPIGSPLVDTPNTLIVMNTPSYDKFIGSVVPGGTVIIDSTLVDAKCDRTDINVYYVPATALANEHDMKGLANIILVGKLLKETNLTSMETVKKAMEKVIPPKKAHLIDANIKAIELGMAQ; encoded by the coding sequence ATGACAAACGAAATTCTTCTTGCCGGATTCGGCGGACAGGGCATACTGTTTATGGGAAAAATGCTCGCATACTTCGGGCTTTACGAGAACAAGGAGGTTTCGTGGCTTCCTTCCTACGGTCCCGAAATGCGTGGCGGCACCTGCAACTGCTCGGTATGCGTAAGCGACGATCCTATCGGCTCACCCCTTGTCGATACACCGAATACGCTTATCGTTATGAATACTCCGAGCTATGACAAGTTTATCGGCTCGGTTGTGCCGGGCGGTACTGTTATCATTGACAGTACGCTTGTTGACGCAAAGTGCGACAGAACAGACATCAATGTTTATTATGTTCCTGCAACAGCTCTCGCAAACGAGCATGATATGAAGGGTCTTGCCAATATTATTCTTGTCGGCAAGCTGCTCAAGGAAACAAACCTTACTTCTATGGAAACGGTTAAAAAGGCTATGGAAAAGGTTATCCCGCCTAAGAAAGCCCATCTTATAGATGCCAACATCAAGGCAATAGAGCTCGGCATGGCTCAATAA
- a CDS encoding ribbon-helix-helix domain-containing protein yields MSKSVYSLVLTDEIVRAIDSLAYRMNTSRSALIDRILAEKLSMQTPEIRMRNIMENIGSFFDDEIFRLQTAAGDGGMLIKSPLPYKYKPTIRYSVELLREDRYLGRLKVSFRTQNMALMELMNDFLTCFANIERRHLSRFDGIDVVMQIDNDKMVRMLNKPLIKDGRSVSDPNLIAEAIADYVNFLDRAIKLYFENADNRKQAVSLVDSLYNERIKTLKVIL; encoded by the coding sequence ATGAGTAAAAGCGTATACAGTCTTGTACTGACCGATGAGATAGTACGGGCGATAGACTCTCTTGCGTACAGAATGAACACCAGCCGCTCGGCACTGATAGACAGGATACTTGCCGAAAAGCTGTCAATGCAGACGCCGGAGATACGGATGCGTAACATAATGGAAAATATCGGCAGTTTTTTTGACGATGAGATTTTCCGCTTGCAGACTGCGGCGGGCGATGGAGGAATGCTTATAAAAAGCCCGTTGCCTTATAAATACAAGCCGACTATACGTTACTCCGTAGAACTGCTCAGAGAGGACAGGTATCTGGGCAGGCTGAAGGTCAGCTTCAGAACGCAGAATATGGCACTGATGGAGCTGATGAACGATTTCCTGACCTGCTTTGCAAATATAGAACGCAGACATTTGTCACGCTTTGACGGAATCGACGTGGTGATGCAGATAGACAACGATAAGATGGTAAGGATGCTCAACAAGCCTCTCATCAAGGACGGAAGGAGCGTCAGCGACCCGAATCTTATCGCAGAGGCTATTGCGGATTATGTCAATTTTCTTGACAGGGCAATTAAGCTCTATTTCGAAAACGCAGACAACAGAAAGCAGGCGGTTTCGCTTGTGGATTCACTTTATAATGAGCGTATCAAGACATTGAAGGTTATCCTGTGA
- the clpB gene encoding ATP-dependent chaperone ClpB has protein sequence MLNTNNLTQKSMEAISTAQSIAVSYQNMNIEQQHILLALLQAEDGLIPQLIKKMGADASQLTRLTEQSAAGIPKVTGSGRDPEKVYVSPDVDKAFTAAEEKAKQMKDEYISVEHLFIGLLEKPNSQLKDIFAKCGITEKAFLQALEQVRGSVRVTGQNPEETYDVLKKYGQDLTELARQNKLDPVIGRDTEIRNVIRILSRKTKNNPVLIGEPGVGKTAIAEGLALRIVRGDVPENLKERQIFSLDMGALVAGAKYRGEFEERLKAVLQTIKKSEGQIILFIDELHTIVGAGKTDGAMDAGNLLKPLLARGELHCIGATTLNEYRQYIEKDAALERRFQPVMVNEPTVEDTISILRGLKERYEVFHGVKIHDSALIAAATLSDRYISDRFLPDKAIDLVDEACALIKTEMESMPSELDDIRRKIMQHEIEEAALKKETDRISVEHLAEVQQELAEMRSKFNEMKAKWENERNAISKVQKLREEIESTNSLIEQAERSYDLNKAAELKYGKLPQLQKELEEEEKLAEQSKSASMLHDKVTEEEIAKIICRWTGIPVSKLMEGEREKLLHMEDILHKRVIGQDEAVEKVSEAILRSRAGIANPDQPIGSFLFLGPTGVGKTELAKALAEALFDDEHNMVRIDMSEYMEKFSVSRLIGAPPGYVGYEEGGQLTEAVRRKPYSVVLLDEVEKAHPDVFNILLQILDDGRITDSQGRTVDFKNTIIILTSNLGSSYILDGINDKGEISEEAKNEVNKLLKTQFRPEFLNRLDEIVFYKPLRKDEISGIVDLMLGELKKRLADKEVGFAITDAAKDYVIDNGFDPNYGARPLKRFIQRKIETLIARKLIADDVAPGSTLTVDYDGEKLICSES, from the coding sequence ATGCTTAACACAAACAATCTGACACAGAAATCAATGGAAGCTATAAGCACTGCGCAGAGTATAGCTGTTTCATATCAGAACATGAACATAGAACAGCAGCATATTCTTCTTGCGCTGCTTCAGGCTGAGGACGGACTTATCCCTCAGCTTATAAAGAAGATGGGTGCTGATGCTTCACAGCTTACAAGGCTCACAGAGCAGAGCGCCGCAGGAATTCCGAAGGTAACGGGCAGCGGCAGAGATCCCGAAAAGGTGTATGTATCTCCCGATGTTGATAAGGCATTTACAGCCGCTGAGGAAAAAGCAAAGCAGATGAAGGACGAGTATATCTCGGTAGAACATCTGTTCATAGGACTTCTTGAAAAGCCGAACTCACAGCTTAAGGACATTTTCGCAAAGTGCGGTATTACCGAAAAGGCATTCTTACAGGCGCTTGAGCAGGTAAGGGGCAGTGTGCGTGTTACCGGACAGAATCCGGAGGAAACCTACGATGTGCTTAAAAAGTACGGTCAGGATTTAACGGAACTGGCACGGCAGAACAAGCTCGACCCCGTTATCGGCAGAGATACTGAGATAAGGAACGTTATCCGTATTCTCTCCCGTAAGACAAAGAACAACCCTGTGCTGATAGGCGAACCCGGTGTAGGTAAAACAGCTATCGCCGAGGGACTCGCACTGCGTATAGTGCGTGGAGATGTTCCCGAAAACTTAAAGGAGCGCCAGATATTCTCGCTTGATATGGGTGCGCTTGTTGCAGGCGCAAAGTACAGAGGCGAATTTGAGGAAAGACTTAAAGCGGTATTGCAGACCATAAAGAAATCCGAAGGTCAGATAATACTGTTCATAGATGAGCTTCATACCATAGTAGGCGCAGGCAAGACTGACGGTGCAATGGACGCAGGAAATCTGCTGAAGCCTCTGCTTGCAAGAGGCGAGCTTCACTGCATAGGTGCGACAACGCTCAACGAGTACAGACAGTACATTGAAAAGGATGCCGCCCTCGAAAGACGTTTCCAGCCGGTAATGGTAAACGAGCCTACGGTAGAGGATACTATTTCTATACTGCGTGGCTTGAAGGAACGTTACGAGGTGTTCCACGGCGTAAAGATTCACGACTCGGCGCTTATCGCCGCCGCAACGCTGTCTGACAGATATATTTCGGACAGATTCCTGCCCGATAAGGCGATAGACCTTGTTGATGAAGCGTGTGCACTCATCAAGACAGAAATGGAATCTATGCCGTCAGAGCTTGACGACATCCGCAGAAAGATAATGCAGCACGAGATAGAAGAAGCCGCTCTCAAAAAGGAAACCGACCGTATCTCCGTTGAGCATCTTGCCGAGGTACAGCAGGAGCTTGCCGAAATGCGTTCAAAGTTCAACGAGATGAAGGCAAAGTGGGAGAACGAGCGTAATGCCATCTCAAAGGTACAGAAACTGCGTGAGGAGATTGAAAGCACCAACAGCCTTATTGAGCAGGCTGAAAGAAGCTACGATCTGAACAAGGCGGCAGAGCTTAAATACGGCAAGCTCCCTCAGTTACAGAAGGAGCTTGAGGAAGAAGAAAAGCTGGCAGAGCAGTCAAAGTCCGCATCTATGCTGCACGATAAAGTTACAGAGGAAGAGATTGCAAAGATTATCTGCCGCTGGACAGGTATCCCTGTTTCAAAGCTGATGGAGGGCGAGCGTGAAAAACTGCTCCATATGGAAGATATACTTCATAAGCGTGTAATAGGTCAGGACGAGGCTGTTGAAAAGGTAAGCGAGGCTATACTGCGTTCAAGGGCAGGCATCGCAAATCCCGATCAGCCTATAGGTTCGTTCCTGTTCTTAGGTCCTACCGGTGTTGGTAAGACGGAGCTTGCAAAGGCTCTTGCCGAGGCTCTGTTTGACGATGAACACAACATGGTTCGTATTGATATGTCGGAGTATATGGAGAAATTCAGCGTGAGCCGTCTTATCGGTGCGCCTCCGGGATATGTCGGATATGAGGAGGGCGGTCAGCTTACCGAAGCGGTAAGAAGAAAACCCTACTCGGTAGTACTTCTTGACGAGGTAGAAAAGGCTCACCCCGATGTGTTCAATATCCTGTTACAGATTCTCGATGACGGCAGAATCACCGATTCTCAGGGCAGAACGGTAGACTTCAAGAATACTATTATCATTCTGACAAGTAACCTCGGCTCGTCGTATATCCTTGACGGTATCAACGATAAAGGCGAGATTTCCGAAGAAGCTAAAAACGAGGTCAACAAATTGCTTAAAACGCAGTTCAGACCCGAATTCCTCAACCGTCTTGATGAGATCGTATTCTACAAGCCGCTCCGCAAGGACGAGATTTCCGGTATTGTCGATCTTATGCTCGGCGAGCTTAAGAAACGTCTTGCCGATAAGGAAGTAGGCTTTGCTATTACAGATGCCGCAAAGGACTATGTAATCGACAACGGCTTTGACCCCAACTACGGTGCAAGACCGCTCAAGAGATTCATACAGCGTAAGATAGAAACGCTTATCGCAAGAAAGCTGATAGCCGATGATGTAGCACCCGGCAGTACGCTGACGGTAGACTATGACGGCGAAAAGCTGATTTGCAGTGAGAGCTGA
- a CDS encoding MBL fold metallo-hydrolase: MRKKITAVLTALVMLTGCTANAPVSSENASSSSGFSSESASSSSDFSSEVSAEGSSYGETQSVTQENDNVNSLDCDEMKVHFIDVGQGDSIFIELPNTKTMLIDAAENEYADRITNYIYSCGYNTLDYVVATHPHSDHIGGMADVIGAFNVENVILSPATHTTKTYTNMLKAIDDSGAKVTIGVAGTEIFSDGDLSAVVIAPVTEDYSDLNNSSVMVMLTYGSRKFLFTGDAENGEENTITADIDCDVLKVGHHGSSTSTSRAFLTAASPEYAVISCGMGNSYGHPHTETLDRLKGAGVKIYRTDLQGDIIMTCDGEKITVNAEPSEAGGASSGESKSETTKATTTTKVSTTTVTEKPAEENPVSYSYVLNTNTMKIHRAGCSSVRRMSEENKGYTNDYDGAIAQGYVPCKICSPEKS, from the coding sequence TTGAGAAAGAAAATAACAGCGGTGCTGACTGCGCTTGTAATGCTTACAGGCTGTACGGCAAATGCACCGGTTTCATCGGAAAATGCTTCATCTTCATCCGGCTTTTCGTCGGAAAGTGCCTCATCCTCATCCGACTTTTCGTCGGAAGTATCGGCTGAAGGCTCATCATACGGCGAAACGCAGAGCGTTACCCAAGAAAACGACAATGTAAATAGCCTCGATTGCGATGAAATGAAGGTACATTTTATTGATGTCGGACAGGGCGACAGCATTTTCATCGAACTGCCGAATACAAAGACAATGCTTATAGATGCGGCTGAAAATGAATATGCGGACAGGATAACCAACTATATTTATTCCTGCGGATACAATACGCTTGATTATGTTGTCGCCACTCATCCGCACAGCGACCATATCGGCGGTATGGCTGACGTCATCGGTGCGTTTAATGTCGAAAACGTTATATTAAGTCCCGCAACGCACACGACAAAGACGTATACGAATATGCTTAAGGCGATAGACGACAGCGGTGCTAAGGTGACAATCGGAGTAGCCGGAACGGAGATTTTCTCTGACGGCGATTTGTCGGCGGTTGTGATAGCGCCTGTTACGGAGGACTACAGCGACCTTAACAACTCGTCCGTTATGGTGATGCTGACCTACGGCAGCAGGAAGTTTTTATTCACAGGCGATGCGGAAAACGGCGAGGAAAACACTATTACAGCCGATATAGATTGTGATGTGCTGAAGGTCGGCCACCACGGAAGCAGTACCTCGACAAGCAGAGCTTTTCTGACAGCGGCAAGCCCCGAATATGCGGTCATATCCTGCGGTATGGGCAATTCATACGGACATCCGCACACCGAAACGCTCGACAGGTTGAAAGGTGCAGGAGTGAAGATATACCGCACCGATCTGCAGGGCGATATAATAATGACCTGTGACGGCGAAAAAATAACCGTGAATGCAGAGCCGAGTGAGGCAGGCGGTGCATCGTCCGGAGAGAGCAAATCCGAAACGACTAAAGCGACAACCACAACAAAAGTATCTACTACAACAGTAACAGAGAAACCTGCGGAAGAAAATCCCGTAAGCTATTCGTATGTGCTGAATACTAACACTATGAAGATACACCGTGCAGGCTGCTCATCGGTAAGGCGGATGAGCGAAGAGAATAAAGGCTATACGAATGACTATGACGGGGCGATAGCGCAAGGGTATGTGCCGTGTAAGATATGCAGTCCCGAAAAAAGCTGA
- a CDS encoding Abi family protein: protein MPKPFLTYTQQIDKLRNEKNLIIDDENSAIDTLHQIGYFKLIGGYKHLFKNKTTGKYKDNTHFEDIVALYTFDEALRELNLKYILKAEQHLKSLISYHFCDRFGESQTAYLTQTNYEYTTNRNKQDINKLVKLLGDKYVNNKTDYLYIEHTKTKHGNLPLWVLINALTFGNISKMYSLFTQSLRISISKNYACLNEKQLGQITTVLTKFRNACAHGERLFTYKTSDSIPDLPIHKKLGIAKKVYNIFMEKMTCFQL, encoded by the coding sequence ATGCCAAAGCCTTTTCTTACTTACACACAACAGATTGACAAACTTAGAAATGAAAAAAATCTTATTATTGATGATGAAAACTCAGCAATTGACACACTTCATCAAATCGGATATTTCAAACTCATTGGTGGATATAAACACCTGTTCAAGAATAAAACGACCGGGAAATACAAGGATAACACACATTTTGAAGATATTGTTGCACTTTACACGTTTGACGAAGCACTGCGTGAACTCAATCTGAAATATATACTTAAAGCTGAACAGCATCTGAAGTCACTAATCTCCTATCATTTTTGTGACCGATTTGGTGAGTCGCAAACAGCTTACCTCACTCAAACCAATTATGAATATACCACCAATAGGAACAAGCAAGACATAAATAAACTTGTAAAACTGCTTGGAGATAAGTATGTCAATAACAAAACAGATTATCTTTATATTGAACATACCAAAACAAAGCACGGAAATTTACCTTTATGGGTACTTATAAACGCTTTGACATTCGGAAATATCTCAAAAATGTACTCGCTTTTTACCCAAAGTCTGAGAATAAGTATAAGTAAAAATTATGCTTGCCTCAATGAAAAGCAATTAGGTCAAATCACAACCGTCCTCACAAAGTTCCGGAACGCCTGTGCTCACGGAGAACGATTATTTACATATAAAACATCTGACAGCATTCCCGATTTGCCTATTCACAAAAAACTTGGGATAGCTAAAAAGGTGTACAATATATTTATGGAAAAAATGACTTGTTTTCAGTTGTAA
- a CDS encoding YicC family protein, producing MIRSMTGFGREQAVINGREIIAEIRSVNHKFFEFSSKLPRNYQYLEPKLKTMLKEKITRGKVELSLLVYNIDVKDTSVKVNEQVASQYIEAIRTIAPDLGITDDLSASDLFRIPDVFTVIKEETDEEQLWADISSVVGSALDKFITMRETEGAALKADVLEKADVIEDMVSKVEIYSPESTAAYRKKLEDKLKEILGSSDIDEQRILTEAAIFSEKTAVDEETVRLHSHLSQLRSMLDSDKEIGRKLDFLVQEINRETNTIGSKAADIRITRLVVDMKSEIEKIREQIQNIE from the coding sequence ATGATAAGAAGTATGACGGGTTTCGGCAGAGAACAGGCTGTAATCAACGGCAGAGAAATCATCGCCGAAATCAGAAGTGTCAATCACAAGTTCTTTGAATTTTCGTCAAAGCTCCCACGCAACTACCAGTATCTTGAGCCTAAGCTGAAAACAATGCTCAAGGAAAAGATAACAAGAGGTAAGGTCGAACTGTCGCTCCTCGTTTACAACATAGACGTAAAGGACACCTCGGTAAAGGTAAACGAGCAGGTAGCATCACAGTACATAGAAGCTATCCGCACTATCGCTCCCGACCTTGGCATAACGGACGATCTTTCCGCCTCCGACCTTTTCAGAATACCCGATGTATTCACGGTGATAAAGGAAGAAACAGACGAGGAACAGCTTTGGGCTGATATTTCATCGGTAGTCGGCTCGGCACTCGACAAGTTCATTACAATGCGTGAAACAGAGGGTGCGGCACTCAAGGCTGATGTACTCGAAAAGGCAGATGTAATAGAGGATATGGTAAGCAAGGTTGAAATTTACTCACCCGAAAGCACCGCCGCATACCGTAAGAAATTAGAGGACAAACTCAAAGAGATACTCGGCTCATCGGATATTGACGAGCAGAGAATACTCACCGAGGCGGCTATATTCTCCGAAAAGACAGCCGTTGACGAAGAAACGGTACGTCTGCACTCGCACCTTTCACAGCTGCGCTCAATGCTCGACAGCGACAAGGAGATAGGCAGAAAGCTTGATTTTCTGGTGCAGGAAATCAACAGAGAAACAAACACTATCGGCTCAAAGGCGGCAGATATACGCATAACAAGGCTTGTTGTGGATATGAAGAGCGAGATTGAGAAGATTAGGGAGCAGATACAGAATATTGAGTAA
- a CDS encoding methionine gamma-lyase family protein, translating to MEFFNIDGRLIETAKKAEEMASEQFAKISETAEYNGNKVLSAFINNRVSEMHLKGTIGYGYNDDGRDKLDMVYAEVFRTEDALVRHSFVNGTHALSTALFGVLRPNDTLLCVTGAPYDTLTEVINGEHGGSLKEFGVKYAQVDLLPDGTPDLEGIKAAVAKGCKVAYIQRSRGYSLRDSLSISKIGEIISAIKSVNSDAIIMVDNCYGEFVERREPTEVGADLIIGSLIKNPGGAIARTGGYIAGRKDLVELCSYRLTTVGTGKEVGCSLDENRGMYLGFFLAPQIVESAVKTSVFACAFFSLLGYETFPKYNQNRTDIIAAIKLGTPDALCAFCKGIQNGSPVDSMATPEPWDMPGYDSKVIMAAGAFTMGASIELSADAPLREPFAVWLQGGITYPSGKTGILLAAQSMLESGELKI from the coding sequence ATGGAATTTTTCAATATTGACGGCAGACTAATTGAAACTGCAAAGAAAGCCGAAGAAATGGCAAGCGAACAGTTTGCGAAAATCAGCGAAACCGCAGAGTACAACGGAAACAAGGTACTCTCCGCATTTATAAACAACCGTGTCAGCGAAATGCATCTTAAAGGCACTATCGGCTACGGCTACAACGATGACGGCAGAGATAAGCTTGATATGGTATATGCCGAGGTTTTTCGCACGGAGGACGCACTTGTCCGCCACAGCTTTGTAAACGGTACGCACGCACTCTCCACTGCCCTGTTCGGTGTGCTTCGTCCGAATGACACACTGCTGTGTGTAACAGGCGCACCGTATGATACATTAACGGAGGTCATAAACGGCGAACACGGCGGCTCACTGAAGGAGTTCGGCGTAAAGTATGCGCAGGTGGATCTTCTCCCCGACGGCACACCCGACCTTGAGGGAATAAAGGCGGCTGTAGCTAAGGGCTGTAAGGTGGCATATATCCAGCGTTCGAGGGGTTATTCGCTCCGTGATTCGCTGTCAATAAGCAAGATAGGCGAGATAATCAGTGCTATCAAGAGTGTAAACAGTGACGCAATTATAATGGTTGATAACTGCTACGGTGAATTTGTGGAAAGGCGTGAGCCTACCGAGGTCGGCGCAGATCTTATTATCGGCAGTCTTATCAAGAATCCCGGCGGTGCGATTGCCCGCACAGGCGGCTACATAGCAGGCAGAAAGGATCTGGTCGAGCTGTGCAGCTACCGTCTGACTACTGTCGGAACGGGCAAAGAGGTAGGATGTTCACTTGATGAAAACAGGGGTATGTATCTCGGCTTCTTCTTAGCTCCGCAGATAGTTGAAAGCGCTGTAAAGACATCGGTTTTTGCGTGTGCATTCTTCTCACTGCTCGGCTATGAAACGTTCCCTAAGTACAATCAAAACAGGACGGATATAATCGCCGCAATAAAACTCGGCACACCCGACGCTCTCTGTGCATTCTGCAAGGGCATACAGAACGGCTCGCCGGTTGACTCTATGGCAACACCTGAGCCGTGGGATATGCCCGGATATGACAGCAAGGTCATAATGGCGGCGGGTGCATTTACAATGGGTGCAAGCATTGAGCTTTCCGCAGATGCACCGCTGAGAGAGCCGTTTGCGGTATGGCTACAGGGCGGTATCACCTATCCGTCCGGAAAAACAGGAATATTACTTGCCGCACAATCAATGCTTGAAAGCGGCGAACTGAAAATATAA
- a CDS encoding GNAT family N-acetyltransferase codes for MIRRIYGALPPDYPSDNVIVGRINAYYRAYGTGYDFCTFYEGDTGDNMLALYYGGELYVHCNENGDLQSIITFSEMLGAKAVMSDIKLSEESETLYIMTSGQMPAVCNDRLKAEFTEDYRTVFEILKSGFSLSDYQFDEWYADTCHRVRHGISRLIVMHYGSEPAATATVLFDDDKSCFLSHIAVRRDMQKNGIGTALLSCTANLLDNRKITLICKKNVQRFYINCGFTATGTAYEIARG; via the coding sequence ATGATCAGAAGAATATACGGCGCACTGCCGCCCGATTATCCGTCAGACAATGTGATAGTCGGGCGGATAAATGCGTATTACAGGGCTTACGGAACGGGGTACGACTTCTGCACGTTCTATGAGGGCGATACCGGCGATAATATGCTTGCCCTTTATTACGGCGGCGAGCTTTATGTTCACTGCAACGAAAACGGCGATTTGCAAAGCATTATAACGTTTTCGGAAATGCTCGGTGCAAAAGCCGTAATGTCGGATATTAAGCTGTCGGAAGAATCCGAAACGCTTTATATAATGACATCGGGACAAATGCCTGCCGTGTGTAACGATCGGCTGAAAGCGGAATTTACAGAGGACTACCGCACTGTATTTGAGATACTGAAAAGCGGATTTTCACTTTCCGACTATCAGTTTGACGAATGGTATGCAGACACCTGCCACCGTGTACGTCACGGTATATCAAGGCTTATCGTAATGCATTACGGGAGCGAACCCGCTGCAACGGCGACGGTGCTTTTCGATGATGATAAAAGCTGTTTTCTGTCGCACATCGCAGTAAGACGGGATATGCAGAAAAACGGCATAGGAACAGCACTGCTTTCCTGTACGGCTAATTTACTTGACAACAGAAAAATAACGCTTATCTGCAAGAAAAACGTACAGCGGTTTTATATAAACTGCGGATTTACGGCGACAGGTACAGCGTATGAAATAGCAAGAGGATAA
- a CDS encoding M42 family peptidase: MAELFENIKKLCLADGTSGDEGDVTKLILSMLPQECDAKIDPLGNIIVNKKGAKTPKNKVMLAAHQDEVGFIVTYITDDGNLKFTTVGGINPEVVIGRQLHFKNGTVGVVGGKAVHQQSPKERDEPVKLDTLTIDIGASSKAEAEKYVSPGDCAYFRSDYTELGNGYLREKALDDRIGCAIMVDILNKNLPYDVTCVFTVQEEIGTRGAKVAAYTVKPDYAIVLETTTACDFSGNDGEKRVCELGKGCVVSYMDRSTIYDRELYRLGFEKAKEISVPCQTKTLVAGGNDSGAIHSSVGGIRTVALSVPCRYLHSPSCMIKKSDMQSTAELAYAMYLALAEK; the protein is encoded by the coding sequence ATGGCTGAATTGTTTGAGAATATAAAAAAGCTGTGTCTTGCCGACGGTACGAGCGGTGATGAGGGCGATGTAACAAAGCTGATACTTTCAATGCTGCCGCAGGAGTGCGATGCAAAAATCGACCCGCTGGGCAACATTATAGTAAATAAAAAGGGCGCTAAGACCCCGAAAAACAAGGTCATGCTTGCCGCTCATCAGGACGAGGTCGGATTTATCGTGACCTACATCACCGATGACGGAAATCTTAAATTTACAACTGTCGGCGGTATCAATCCAGAAGTAGTTATCGGCAGACAGTTGCACTTCAAAAACGGCACTGTCGGAGTAGTCGGCGGCAAGGCGGTACACCAGCAGTCGCCCAAAGAGCGTGACGAACCGGTAAAGCTTGACACGCTGACAATAGACATCGGCGCTTCATCAAAGGCGGAAGCGGAAAAATACGTTTCTCCCGGCGACTGCGCATATTTCAGAAGCGATTATACCGAACTTGGCAACGGCTATCTGCGTGAGAAAGCGCTTGACGACAGGATAGGCTGTGCCATAATGGTAGATATACTGAATAAGAATCTGCCGTATGACGTTACCTGCGTGTTTACTGTGCAGGAGGAGATAGGTACGAGAGGCGCAAAGGTTGCCGCATATACGGTAAAGCCGGATTACGCTATCGTCCTTGAAACCACCACAGCCTGCGACTTTTCGGGCAATGACGGTGAAAAGCGTGTATGCGAGCTTGGCAAGGGCTGTGTAGTAAGCTATATGGACAGAAGTACGATATATGACCGTGAGCTGTATCGGCTCGGCTTTGAAAAGGCAAAGGAGATAAGCGTTCCCTGCCAGACAAAGACGCTTGTAGCAGGCGGTAACGACAGCGGAGCAATCCATTCATCTGTCGGCGGTATCAGAACGGTCGCACTATCCGTTCCGTGCAGGTATCTGCACTCGCCGTCGTGTATGATAAAGAAAAGCGATATGCAAAGTACCGCTGAGCTTGCGTATGCAATGTATCTTGCGCTTGCGGAAAAATGA
- a CDS encoding M20/M25/M40 family metallo-hydrolase, whose product MDINSMLYRLCSVDGVSGDERSASEIALSMLESYTDDCSIDDFGNVIGHIKSTGNKPKLLLDAHIDRVGLIVSFIDDNGFIKVGAVGGPDRRVLAAQSVTIHGKEKVKGVVSVLPPHVKSGDGVPKIDEIVIDTGYTKQELESRIELGDRITFDCEPVAMLGTRYCAGALDDRCGVASILVALEMLKSNELAFDLDVSFTTQEETGESGAKIAVYDLDPDYILEMDVSFAKTPDSDRAKCADMSKGVMIGIAPSLSREVSGRLISLAKLENIPYQLEVMGGKTGTNADTMSVNKSGAKACTLSIPLKFMHTPAEIIDTDDVISTAKLITAFATKGGAENG is encoded by the coding sequence ATGGATATTAACAGTATGCTGTACCGTCTGTGCAGTGTTGACGGCGTTTCGGGCGATGAAAGAAGTGCGTCCGAAATTGCACTGTCAATGCTTGAAAGCTACACGGACGACTGCAGTATTGACGATTTCGGCAACGTTATCGGACATATAAAAAGTACGGGCAACAAGCCGAAACTTCTGCTTGACGCACATATCGACAGGGTGGGACTTATCGTATCGTTTATTGACGATAACGGCTTTATAAAGGTCGGTGCGGTAGGCGGTCCCGACAGACGTGTGCTTGCGGCGCAGAGCGTGACGATTCACGGCAAGGAAAAGGTAAAGGGCGTTGTATCCGTTCTTCCGCCCCATGTAAAGAGCGGCGACGGAGTGCCTAAAATTGATGAGATCGTTATAGACACGGGCTATACAAAGCAGGAACTTGAAAGCCGTATTGAGCTTGGCGACAGGATAACCTTCGACTGTGAGCCTGTGGCTATGCTCGGCACAAGATACTGTGCAGGTGCGCTTGACGACAGGTGCGGAGTAGCATCTATACTGGTTGCTCTCGAAATGCTTAAAAGCAATGAGCTTGCGTTTGACCTTGACGTATCGTTTACAACGCAGGAAGAAACGGGAGAGAGCGGTGCGAAAATAGCCGTATATGACCTTGACCCCGACTATATTCTTGAAATGGACGTCAGCTTTGCGAAAACTCCCGACAGCGACAGGGCGAAATGCGCCGATATGTCAAAGGGCGTTATGATAGGCATTGCGCCGTCACTTTCAAGAGAAGTGTCAGGCAGGCTCATATCACTTGCAAAATTGGAAAATATTCCGTATCAGCTTGAGGTCATGGGCGGAAAAACAGGCACAAACGCCGACACTATGAGCGTGAACAAATCGGGTGCAAAGGCGTGTACGCTGTCAATTCCGCTTAAATTCATGCATACTCCAGCCGAAATCATCGACACAGACGATGTTATATCCACAGCAAAGCTGATTACGGCTTTTGCCACGAAGGGCGGTGCCGAAAATGGCTGA